A genomic stretch from Frigoribacterium sp. PvP032 includes:
- a CDS encoding ANTAR domain-containing protein, with amino-acid sequence MDDSDLAGSLLAALPVSGVSVATMGGLLRTETVSASDPVAARLDELQFDLGEGPCWDAVSERRPVFEANLRIAPRRTWPAFSRALLEHGSVEALHAFPLLLGPLALGAMELWCDRPGDLPDESARRASALAGQVSRHLLRRAVSDVADDQAEEVRVDKYSRRRIHQATGMVLAQADLSAEDAELLLQGHAFAEGVPMSEVADAVLSGRLRFSSEPDGIEER; translated from the coding sequence ATGGACGACAGCGACCTCGCGGGCTCCCTGCTCGCGGCCCTGCCCGTGTCGGGGGTGTCCGTCGCGACGATGGGCGGGCTGCTGCGCACCGAGACGGTGTCGGCGAGCGACCCGGTCGCGGCGCGGCTCGACGAGCTGCAGTTCGACCTCGGCGAGGGGCCCTGCTGGGACGCCGTCAGCGAGCGCCGCCCCGTCTTCGAGGCCAACCTCAGGATCGCGCCGCGTCGCACCTGGCCGGCCTTCTCCCGGGCCCTGCTCGAACACGGCTCCGTCGAGGCCCTGCACGCGTTCCCCCTGCTGCTCGGGCCCCTCGCCCTCGGCGCGATGGAGCTCTGGTGCGACCGCCCGGGCGACCTCCCCGACGAGAGCGCGCGCCGCGCCTCCGCCCTGGCCGGGCAGGTCAGCCGCCACCTGCTGCGGCGCGCGGTCAGCGACGTGGCGGACGACCAGGCCGAGGAGGTGCGGGTCGACAAGTACTCCCGGCGTCGCATCCACCAGGCGACCGGCATGGTGCTCGCCCAGGCCGACCTCTCGGCCGAGGACGCCGAGCTGCTGCTGCAGGGCCACGCCTTCGCGGAGGGCGTGCCGATGAGTGAGGTCGCCGACGCCGTGCTCTCGGGCCGGCTCCGCTTCTCCTCCGAGCCCGACGGGATCGAGGAGCGATGA